From Micromonospora echinospora, one genomic window encodes:
- a CDS encoding DUF2231 domain-containing protein, translating into MFEKVAGLPGHVLVVHAVVVFVPLLALLAVAYGVLPRWRDRLGWAVAALAVVTPVVAWVATESGEAFERVLRDGGYPPEILSQVETHAAYGDRLLWSTVALAVVAIALLLATSGRARARALPSWLPVVLTVVAVGLAVLATVYVYLTGETGARAVWDGVV; encoded by the coding sequence GTGTTCGAGAAGGTCGCGGGGTTGCCGGGACACGTCCTGGTCGTGCACGCCGTCGTGGTGTTCGTGCCGTTGCTGGCGCTGCTGGCCGTCGCCTACGGGGTGCTGCCCCGGTGGCGTGACCGCCTCGGTTGGGCGGTGGCGGCGCTGGCCGTGGTGACGCCGGTGGTCGCCTGGGTGGCGACCGAGTCCGGCGAGGCGTTCGAGCGAGTGCTCCGGGACGGCGGCTACCCGCCGGAGATCCTCTCCCAGGTCGAGACCCACGCCGCGTACGGCGACCGGCTGCTCTGGAGCACCGTGGCGCTGGCCGTCGTGGCGATCGCGCTGCTGCTGGCGACGAGCGGGCGGGCCCGCGCCCGGGCGCTGCCGTCCTGGCTGCCGGTGGTGCTGACGGTCGTGGCGGTCGGCCTGGCCGTGCTCGCGACGGTCTACGTCTACCTGACCGGCGAGACGGGTGCCCGCGCGGTCTGGGACGGCGTGGTCTGA
- a CDS encoding Fur family transcriptional regulator, producing MSRAEELLRSKGLRVTRPRLAVLDVLAAGGHLEVEEITRRVRERLDSVSTQAVYDVLGALSRAGLSRRIEPAGSPARFEARAGDNHHHVVCRGCGDIADIDCAVGSAPCLDPNTAHGFEVDEAEVTFWGLCPACQARRRADV from the coding sequence ATGTCCCGTGCCGAGGAACTGCTCAGGTCGAAGGGCCTGCGGGTCACCCGACCCCGGCTCGCCGTCCTGGACGTCCTCGCCGCCGGCGGGCACCTCGAGGTCGAGGAGATCACCCGGCGGGTCCGCGAACGGCTGGACTCGGTCTCCACCCAGGCCGTCTACGACGTGCTCGGCGCGCTCTCCCGGGCCGGCCTGTCCCGCCGGATCGAGCCGGCCGGCAGCCCCGCCCGGTTCGAGGCGCGGGCCGGGGACAACCACCACCACGTGGTCTGCCGGGGCTGCGGCGACATCGCCGACATCGACTGCGCCGTGGGCAGCGCCCCCTGCCTCGACCCGAACACCGCGCACGGCTTCGAGGTCGACGAGGCCGAGGTGACCTTCTGGGGGCTCTGCCCCGCCTGCCAGGCCCGCCGTCGCGCCGACGTCTGA
- a CDS encoding flagellar biosynthesis protein FlgA: MGFGRTVGERSLRPVRWPGRPGAGPLLRAGLVATLLGLAATVLYAPPGCDPAPGAAPAATASAPTGPAPASSPDDAPPVVADAGTDDRTGGALPLPGGTVGVPVRLAEPAALAVVRPGSRVDLLALPAAGPATTVLLASRALVLDVVGAGDLDGSSALYLALAPPQAERVVGQPEGSRFAVIVRG, encoded by the coding sequence ATGGGCTTCGGCCGCACGGTCGGCGAACGGTCACTACGTCCGGTCCGGTGGCCGGGCCGGCCCGGCGCGGGCCCGCTGCTGCGGGCGGGGCTCGTCGCCACGCTCCTCGGCCTGGCCGCCACCGTCCTGTACGCCCCGCCCGGCTGCGATCCGGCCCCCGGCGCGGCTCCCGCCGCGACGGCCTCCGCACCGACCGGTCCCGCCCCGGCCTCCTCCCCGGACGACGCGCCCCCGGTGGTGGCCGACGCGGGAACCGACGACCGGACCGGTGGGGCGCTTCCGCTGCCCGGCGGCACGGTCGGCGTGCCGGTACGCCTGGCCGAGCCGGCCGCCCTCGCCGTCGTCCGGCCGGGGAGCCGGGTGGACCTGCTGGCGCTGCCCGCCGCCGGACCGGCCACGACCGTCCTGCTCGCCTCCCGGGCGCTGGTCCTCGACGTGGTCGGCGCGGGTGACCTGGACGGCTCGTCCGCGCTCTACCTGGCGCTCGCGCCGCCACAGGCGGAACGGGTGGTCGGGCAACCGGAGGGCAGCCGGTTCGCGGTCATCGTGCGCGGCTGA
- a CDS encoding FmdB family zinc ribbon protein, which yields MPTYQYACTACGHQLEAVQSFSDEPLTECPACTGRLRKMFNSVGIVFKGSGFYRTDSRSSGSDSLTGSKAGKSDSSNGSSGGDSGSSSSSSSSSSSGTTGGNGSGGSSGGSSGGSSAAKAPAASSSS from the coding sequence GTGCCCACGTACCAGTACGCCTGCACCGCGTGCGGCCACCAGCTCGAGGCGGTGCAGTCCTTCTCTGACGAGCCGCTGACCGAGTGCCCGGCGTGTACGGGTCGGCTGCGCAAGATGTTCAACTCGGTCGGCATCGTCTTCAAGGGCTCCGGCTTCTACCGCACCGACTCGCGCTCCTCGGGTTCGGACTCGCTGACCGGCAGCAAGGCGGGCAAGTCCGACTCGTCGAACGGGTCGTCCGGCGGCGACTCCGGCTCGTCGTCCTCCTCGTCCTCGTCGTCCTCCTCCGGCACGACCGGCGGCAACGGCTCCGGCGGGTCGTCGGGCGGTTCCTCGGGCGGCTCGTCGGCGGCCAAGGCCCCCGCCGCCAGCTCCTCCTCCTGA